A window of Pseudophryne corroboree isolate aPseCor3 chromosome 1, aPseCor3.hap2, whole genome shotgun sequence genomic DNA:
aaaattacccccaaattctatgatttaagctgttttttagggtttttttaaaaaaacacccgaatccaaaacacacccgaatccgacaaaaaaaattcggtgaggttttgccaaaacgcggtcgaacccaaaacacggccgcggaaccgaacccaaaaccaaaacacaaaacccgaaaaatttccggcgctcatctctaagtcaggtatatgtgcgcaatgccagggatactgacactcacaggtacataccgatcttattaaatgcatggtttttttttttcaatccctaaaggcaagaagccagccagaggagcagtcggaggaggaagcctctggtgaagatgcaggaccgaaaaagccgcgtggccccagatacactgaggcggaaaactgtgctctagtggatggcgtcgacaggtcctacgacgttctgtatggaccaagggcacagaccacagcagctaggacaaagcgaaacatctgggatgccatcgcaagccaagtcactgcagtatctggaaaccgccggagcaccagaaactgcatgaagcggtaccgtgattgccgcagacagaccaaaaagaagatggggattcagcgccgacatgagaccgcTACGGGAGGTggaccggctctcaatctgaagtggctaccctgggagaatgttattagaaggcgcatgaaccctgctatggtcgaaggagttcgcggaggtgtggactctagccgtcctgctggctttcccgaggaggaagaaccgcccagaagacggaagaaggcgggagataagcagtccaaaaggaggcctgatggtaagaataaatTCAGATGAGCTGTATTAACGAAAAAATTGTTTTGTACTTGCTAATGTGATTatttttttttcagacaggcctgcccagaggtcatcacctgcgcgcaggacatcgccagcgcgcggaccgacacctgcgcagcaggcatcgacagCAGCGCGTGGGCcgacacctgcgcagcaagcatcaggagcgcgcagatcttcacctgtgcgccacagatcGTCATCGCacagtttgtcacctgtgcaccagacgacgtcggcgcgcagactatcacctgtgcgccagacatcagcgcacagaacttcacctgtgcgccatacaccgtcggcgaccacaccacaagatgggcgccaaactacagctcctgcgcgcaggtcatcaccagatcgtcgtatctccaggagctctgggactgtgactgaagagcctcaagacacaacccttgtggacccatcaccggatctgtttgagtctacagggttaacagacgagacttttcttgggtttgaggacagccgtgcagacgtatccagccagacccttgaaaagtcttcagatacgaggacaagtgaagctcctggagcagcggcaccacaggatggagaaggtttgtatttaatttTTGGGGGTGTGGGGGAGGAGGTTCagcagttttgtatagtttattaacttaaacaaaaatttattttgcaaacagtggtgccacggaccagcagcggactagcttcgggaattggttcctactacaggccggatctcctcctacaggagtcgtcagaggatgacgaggtggaagtgcagcaggctgcagttgctacatccctgtgtgagtaaatagaattgtgagccttcaaacaaatgtatgatgaatgtgtattacattttctaattttcttttcagctgcccaaatgcaagtggtggcagacgtccaggaagggcagaatccctcaactgttcagagggttcacaccctggcatcggagattacttcccgccaggatacgtacacaaatgtcgttggaagcagactggacaacattgagaggacaatggagaagatgtcaaacagtctgcttgaaatgcagaaggctcttgccgacagcacggccacaatgctacaggtcagaatggaagatcatagggagactatggacgtccttcacattctggccgaatccatgaGCCGGCTCGTGGAGAACACAACATGTCTGGCACACAGCAAtaccaacatgtcggagagccatcgacaatcctcatccagccaacagctcatcgcaaccacactgcagatgatctatgacaagctcccagaaccagctcatcaacacgctggtgatccaccatttccgccgtcacaagccacaaggacgcctcgtacccttcctcaacTACCAtccaagtacagacagtcacagatgtaccagggatatacagggatgtaccccacccaccagatgcctccaccaccggccgccacatctacagccgcatgggcacagaggcccagtcaacgtactacccagcctcccaggacatcgacaCCCCACCCTCAGGAGGAACaccaggatccggacagacttccaccataagcccggtcgtattgttttatttacttctattatgtttttcatgtatccctttcttcccctcccattagtttttttttttttcttactattgttttttctttgttgggcttccccacccgtgaccgggtactaccaaggagctttgtgtaggcatacatgcgcgggcatgtatgcgggcgcgtgtggtaacggatgaaagctccttgtggctacatgtatgatgggccaaagagcaattctgataccactcttttacccaaaaaatcctttttgtaatggtgtacaataggctttcactgttgtgtgaatttactattcactagtgtgtgtttttggcttattcataggattgggtggaaaattgaagtggacggcataagttcgtgttgtgcgtaccaaggtgagtagagcaatgtttcaatgtatatattctagaaactttggaccgcctgcctttgtggaaccacacagcccagcaatgggtcatgctgggctgtgtggttccacaaatgttagcgtgtcaaagtgctgaccactgacgccactattccactttggaccgcctgcctttgtggaaccacacagcccagcaatgggtcatgctgggctgtgtggttccacaaatgttagcgtgtcaaagtgctgaccactgacgacactattccactttggaccgcctgcctttgtggagccacacagcccagcaatgggtcatgctgggctgtgtggttccacaaatgttagcgtgtcaaagtgctgaccactgacgccactattccactttggaccgcctgcctttgtggaaccacacagcccagcaatgggtcatgctgggctatgtggttccacaactgttagcgtgtcaaagtgctgaccactgacgacactattccactttggaccgcctgcctttgtggaaccacacagcccagcaatgggtcatgctgggctgtgtggttccacaaatgttcgcgtgtcaaagtgctgaccactgacgccactattccactttggaccgcctgcctttgtggaaccacacagcccagcaatgggtcatgctgggctgtgtggttccacaaatgttcttgggaaagaaatgaacatgactttagtgtctttacttaatatactttttttcttttccccacagatatctatctacacaagaaaagaatataaagaataacaaactacttttttgttttattacctttcaatttttatttcaataatcaaatACAATTTTTAGccaataaatttttaaaaagagaagttttctgtggtttttattaaaaaatatttgatATGAAATTGAATTGTACAGAAGTAGGTCgcacatggaacatcaggggaactgtgttgtctcttcacatccacgccacttgggaaggaaacacagcaagacctgtggaagagaacagtatgaggttccagctaatggtaaagtgtcaccctggtactgaaaagaagaggtacaatcaacacgacacaagcaggttacagtgggcccaaatgcaatcccccggcacttgcgtcactacacatccaaacattcccttgaccagtattggtgtatcagggaatgattggatgtgcagttttgctaatgccggagggctgcactttggacatgtcggggtgacttggacaagagggagtttagggaaatacatctcacctgagggggggttgtctgctacatggcggagggtcaggtccacatcacaagttggtagcccatggaacatcaggggaactgtgtgtctcttcacatccacgccacttgggaaggaaacaccgcaagacctgtggaagagaatagtatgaggttccagctaatggtaaagtgtcaccctggtactgaaaagaagaggtacaatcaacacgacacaagcaggttacagtgggcccaaatgcaatcccccggcacttgcgtcactacacatccaaacattcccttgaccagtattggtgtatcagggaatgattggatgtgcagttttgctaatgccggagggctgcactttggacatgtcggggtgacttggacaagagggagtttagggaaatacatctcacctgagggggggttgtctgctacatggcggagggtcaggtccacatcacaagtaggtcgcccatggaacatcaggggaactgtgtgtctcttcacatccacgccacttgggaaggaaacaccgcaagacctgtggaagagaacagtatgaggttccagctaatggtaaagtgtcaccctgctactgaaaagaagaggtacaatcaacacgacacaagcaggttacagtgggcccaaatgcaatcctccggcacttgcgtcactacacatccaaacattcccggaCAAGCATtgctgtatcagggcatgattggatgtgcagttttgcaaataccggagggctgcactttggacatgccggggtgattttggacaagagggagtttagggaaatacatctcacctgaggggggttgtctgctacatggcggagggtcaggtccacatcacaagtaggtcgcccatggtagagttggataaaatggTTCCAAAATTTGCAGCAaaccaacaacaggagaaaacagggggtAACGATTCTTCAACAGGACAAAACAGGCCTGGGAATGCacatcaacaggacgtaaaactctgaaatacataaataaagaagttttttttagaatattacaatgtcagtttacacaataatacaaatgttataagtatactcacaggcaaccgaAAAAAAGTTTTGTATCACTGTCcgccgggaatcatctccttcatccatacccaccggtacagcagaagaacggttcccgcgtcggaaagcactgcgacgaagagtcaccggcaaacggtgatatgttgtgtaaaatacaacatgcatttaccatgccgcaaaccttcgccggtgagtacaaaagagcaccgccggaagtgtctaaacatcgaaaccggcttttaagtacaccgaaggcacgttcaattatttgcctcgatgcaatgtgtgtctcttggtaacgtttttctgctctaccaacaggattagacaatggggtcaagagccacaatttgtttggataacccgcatcacctatatagaaaaggaaaaaaatggTAGTTaatctaaaaaataataaaaaaataataaaataatataaaataaaaacaatttaaatacatacctaacagccagccaccaggcatgtttcctgtttcgaacttgtcaaacagcgatgactggcttaggatgaaggagtcgtgagacgatccaggaaatcccacaaaaatgttcaaaaatctcatgttgacatcacagaccgccagtACATACAGGGAATGGAaacgttttcggttccgaaaacattcttctgaattccgtggcggtctgatctgcacgtgggtacagtcaatcgcgcccagcacattgggaaatttgtatttggtgaaaaagcctaatttgatctcacgacattcgctgtccgtctctggaaatgtgatgtactggatcgtcaatttgcggaaagccctaatggcctgggttatacagcgcgacagtgtcgactgtgaaaaaccgcatgtttgagacagtgtaggctggaatgtgcctgacgccaaaaaatgtaacgtacccagcagtttctggaaaccgctgactgcacggtcggaccgtgcccgaggttccaggtcggcctccaacagagcgtacagcgaatatatgtcgcgagtcgataagcgataattttgtatcacctcgaactcgctgagatcccccagttcacgcctagtgcgatactggcgtggacgtggaaatgaaacccgcaatactggctcacccaatgcagacatttgctgatcttgatcctgatgttcagcagcaCTCTCTTaatccatgcttgcagccagcatgaacatcacaatctggtcagagaatggctccattattgtagtcagtacaaaaataggaatgtgttttaaaacgcaggaattttcctaaaaaaacgattccacaacagagctgactgtaatggctccttctccctgaatGTCTCAcaccgggagtgaggagataggaggtgctttgcagaagtgtatcctgggtaaaactgtggaatcatgggtacattttcctcaggagagtgaagaaaaaaatattcttttaaaaaatcaattaaataatacttgtgcctccaaaaaagacaaaccaagtacctaatccctcctaatataaatagatatgctattaccaaaaaaaaaaacaccaaaaaaaacgtgttttacattttttttattagtttcacccaccaaagtgtggcggattgaaaatgttgaatttgctgtctaaaagcactgttgtcgaatttccaaacttccattgaatagactttggtcgaattgcagcatttgtaccattgcaaaaaaagtcgaatttgacaaaagtcgaatttccaaaagtcgaattttgaatgtccgttttttgGCGTAAAGTACtggattgcattgtcgatttttttttttgggcgaaaaagtcccgaaattcgacaatttcagtaattcgacagcaattgcatatacccctatatgcttcaggggatggagaatcagcaaaatgccattcaagcctatacatccaccgacgatacaggcaaaggaggggtaatgcacctgactcaagcgcagtggagaatgatttccgtcttgtgcaaggttctccaacccttcgaacttgccacacgtgaagtcatttcagacactgccagcttgagtcaggtcattcccctcatcaggcattttgcagaagcagctggagaaactgaaggaggagctaagatggagcgattccgcaaagtatgttggacttgtggatggagcccttcatttgctttggaaGGATTCAAGGgtgctcaatctgttgaaatcagagcactacattttggccaccgagctcgatcctaggtttaaagcctacgttgtatctctccagta
This region includes:
- the LOC134933939 gene encoding uncharacterized protein LOC134933939; its protein translation is MKRYRDCRRQTKKKMGIQRRHETATGGGPALNLKWLPWENVIRRRMNPAMVEGVRGGVDSSRPAGFPEEEEPPRRRKKAGDKQSKRRPDDRPAQRSSPARRTSPARGPTPAQQASTAARGPTPAQQASGARRSSPVRHRSSSHSLSPVHQTTSARRLSPVRQTSAHRTSPVRHTPSATTPQDGRQTTAPARRSSPDRRISRSSGTVTEEPQDTTLVDPSPDLFESTGLTDETFLGFEDSRADVSSQTLEKSSDTRTSEAPGAAAPQDGEVVPRTSSGLASGIGSYYRPDLLLQESSEDDEVEVQQAAVATSLSAQMQVVADVQEGQNPSTVQRVHTLASEITSRQDTYTNVVGSRLDNIERTMEKMSNSLLEMQKALADSTATMLQVRMEDHRETMDVLHILAESMSRLVENTTCLAHSNTNMSESHRQSSSSQQLIATTLQMIYDKLPEPAHQHAGDPPFPPSQATRTPRTLPQLPSKYRQSQMYQGYTGMYPTHQMPPPPAATSTAAWAQRPSQRTTQPPRTSTPHPQEEHQDPDRLPP